In Streptomyces qaidamensis, one DNA window encodes the following:
- the carA gene encoding glutamine-hydrolyzing carbamoyl-phosphate synthase small subunit, which translates to MTTSTRGAVKTPAVLVLEDGRIFRGRAYGAVGETFGEAVFSTGMTGYQETLTDPSYHRQVVVMTAPHVGNTGVNDEDMESKRIWVSGYVVRDPARVPSSWRSRRTLDEELDAQGVVGISGIDTRALTRHLRERGAMRVGIFSGGAVQDDAALLARVQEAPQMKGANLSAEVATTEPYVVPAIGEKKFTVAAVDLGIKGMTPHRMAERGIEVHVLPATATVEDVYAVNPDGVFFSNGPGDPATADHPVSVMQGVLERGTPLFGICFGNQILGRALGFGTFKLKYGHRGINQPVQDRTTGKVEVTAHNHGFAVDAPLDQVSETPFGRAEVSHVCLNDNVVEGLQLLDRPAFSVQYHPEAAAGPHDAAYLFDRFVKLMEGQRA; encoded by the coding sequence ATGACCACCTCCACCAGGGGAGCCGTCAAAACTCCCGCCGTACTCGTCCTGGAGGACGGCCGGATCTTTCGCGGCCGTGCTTACGGGGCCGTGGGGGAGACCTTCGGCGAAGCGGTGTTCTCCACCGGCATGACCGGCTACCAGGAGACCCTGACCGACCCCTCGTACCACCGCCAGGTCGTGGTGATGACCGCGCCGCACGTCGGCAACACCGGTGTGAACGACGAGGACATGGAGTCGAAGAGGATCTGGGTCTCCGGCTACGTCGTGCGCGACCCCGCGCGCGTGCCGTCCAGCTGGCGCTCCCGGCGCACGCTGGACGAGGAGCTGGACGCCCAGGGCGTCGTCGGCATCAGCGGCATCGACACCCGCGCCCTCACCCGCCACCTGCGCGAGCGGGGCGCCATGCGCGTCGGCATCTTCAGCGGCGGCGCCGTCCAGGACGACGCCGCGCTGCTCGCCCGCGTCCAGGAAGCCCCCCAGATGAAGGGCGCGAACCTCTCCGCCGAGGTCGCCACCACCGAGCCCTACGTCGTCCCGGCCATCGGCGAGAAGAAGTTCACCGTCGCCGCCGTCGACCTCGGCATCAAGGGCATGACCCCGCACCGCATGGCCGAGCGCGGCATCGAGGTGCACGTGCTCCCGGCGACCGCCACCGTCGAGGACGTCTACGCGGTGAACCCGGACGGCGTGTTCTTCTCCAACGGCCCGGGCGACCCGGCCACCGCCGACCACCCCGTCTCCGTGATGCAGGGCGTCCTGGAGCGCGGCACCCCGCTCTTCGGCATCTGCTTCGGCAACCAGATCCTCGGCCGCGCCCTCGGCTTCGGCACCTTCAAGCTGAAGTACGGCCACCGCGGCATCAACCAGCCGGTGCAGGACCGCACGACCGGCAAGGTCGAGGTCACCGCGCACAACCACGGCTTCGCCGTCGACGCCCCGCTCGACCAGGTCTCCGAGACCCCGTTCGGCCGCGCCGAGGTGTCCCACGTCTGCCTGAACGACAACGTGGTGGAGGGGCTCCAGCTCCTCGACCGCCCCGCATTCAGCGTCCAGTACCACCCCGAAGCGGCAGCCGGCCCGCACGACGCCGCCTACCTGTTCGACCGCTTCGTGAAGCTCATGGAGGGCCAGCGTGCCTAA
- a CDS encoding dihydroorotase → MSKILIRGAKVLGGEPQDVLIDGQTIAEVGVIPEAEADQVVEADGKVLLPGLVDLHTHLREPGREDSETVLTGTRAAASGGYTTVFAMANTFPVADTAGVVEQVWRLGKEHGYCDVQPIGAVTVGLEGRKLAELGAMHESAAGVTVFSDDGKCVHDAVIMRRALEYVKAFGGVVAQHAQEPRLTEGAEMNEGIVSAELGLGGWPAVAEESIIARDVLLADHVGSRVHICHLSTAGSVEIVRWAKSRGIAVTAEVTPHHLLLTDELVRTYNPVYKVNPPLRTERDVMALREALADGTIDIVATDHAPHPHEDKDCEWAAAAMGMVGLETALSVVQETMVDTGLLDWAGVADRMSVKPAQIGQATGHGRPVSAGEPANLTLVDTAYRGLVEPAGFASRSRNTPYEGRELPGRVTHTWLRGKATLVDGKLT, encoded by the coding sequence ATGAGCAAGATCCTGATCCGTGGTGCGAAGGTGCTCGGCGGCGAGCCGCAGGACGTGCTGATCGACGGCCAGACGATCGCCGAGGTGGGTGTGATCCCGGAGGCCGAGGCTGATCAGGTCGTCGAGGCGGACGGCAAGGTGCTGCTGCCGGGCCTGGTCGACCTGCACACCCATCTGCGCGAGCCCGGCCGCGAGGACTCCGAGACCGTCCTCACCGGCACCCGCGCCGCGGCCTCCGGCGGCTACACCACCGTGTTCGCGATGGCCAACACCTTCCCGGTCGCCGACACCGCCGGTGTCGTCGAACAGGTCTGGCGGCTCGGCAAGGAACACGGCTACTGCGACGTCCAGCCCATCGGCGCCGTGACCGTCGGTCTGGAGGGCAGGAAGCTCGCCGAGCTGGGCGCCATGCACGAGTCGGCCGCGGGCGTCACCGTCTTCTCCGACGACGGCAAGTGCGTCCACGACGCCGTGATCATGCGCCGCGCCCTGGAGTACGTGAAGGCCTTCGGCGGGGTCGTGGCGCAGCACGCGCAGGAGCCGCGGCTGACCGAGGGCGCCGAGATGAACGAGGGCATCGTCTCCGCGGAGCTGGGGCTCGGGGGCTGGCCCGCGGTGGCCGAAGAATCGATCATCGCCCGGGATGTCCTGCTCGCCGACCATGTCGGCTCCCGCGTTCACATCTGCCACCTGTCGACCGCCGGGTCCGTCGAGATCGTCCGCTGGGCCAAGTCCCGCGGCATCGCCGTCACCGCCGAGGTCACCCCGCACCACCTTCTCCTCACGGACGAGCTGGTGCGCACGTACAACCCCGTCTACAAGGTCAACCCGCCGCTGCGCACCGAGCGCGACGTCATGGCCCTGCGCGAGGCGCTCGCCGACGGCACGATCGACATCGTCGCCACCGACCACGCCCCGCACCCGCACGAGGACAAGGACTGCGAGTGGGCCGCGGCCGCCATGGGCATGGTCGGCCTGGAGACCGCGCTGTCGGTGGTGCAGGAGACCATGGTCGACACGGGTCTGCTGGACTGGGCCGGCGTCGCCGACCGGATGTCCGTCAAGCCCGCGCAGATCGGACAGGCCACGGGCCACGGCCGTCCCGTCTCGGCAGGTGAGCCCGCCAACCTCACCCTGGTCGACACGGCATACCGTGGGCTCGTGGAACCCGCGGGCTTCGCCTCGCGCAGCCGCAACACCCCCTACGAGGGCCGCGAGCTGCCGGGCCGTGTGACGCACACGTGGCTGCGGGGCAAGGCCACGCTCGTCGACGGGAAGCTCACGTGA
- a CDS encoding aspartate carbamoyltransferase catalytic subunit, producing MQRHLISAADLTRDDAVLILDTAEEMARVADRPIKKLPTLRGRTIVNLFFEDSTRTRISFEAAEKRLSADVINFSAKGSSVSKGESLKDTAQTLEAMGVDAVVIRHGASGAPYRLANSGWIDAAVVNAGDGTHQHPTQALLDAFTMRRRLIGPDAGLGQDLEGKRITLVGDVLHSRVARSNVDLLHTLGAEVTLVAPPTLVPVGVGNWPCEVSYDLDSTLPKSDAVMMLRVQRERMNAAFFPTEREYSRRYGLDGERMARMPEHAIVMHPGPMVRGMEITAEVADSDRCTVVEQVANGVSIRMAVLYLLLGGNEPAVTHPRTEEK from the coding sequence ATGCAGCGTCATCTCATCTCGGCCGCCGACCTCACCCGCGACGACGCCGTCCTGATCCTCGACACCGCCGAGGAGATGGCCCGGGTCGCCGACCGGCCGATCAAGAAGCTGCCGACCCTGCGCGGCCGCACGATCGTCAACCTCTTCTTCGAGGACTCCACCCGGACCCGGATCTCCTTCGAGGCCGCCGAGAAGCGGCTGTCCGCGGACGTCATCAACTTCTCCGCCAAGGGCTCCAGCGTCTCCAAGGGCGAGTCCCTGAAGGACACCGCCCAGACCCTGGAGGCCATGGGTGTCGACGCCGTCGTCATCCGGCACGGCGCCTCCGGAGCCCCCTACCGCCTCGCCAACTCCGGCTGGATCGACGCGGCCGTCGTCAACGCCGGCGACGGCACCCACCAGCACCCCACGCAGGCGCTGCTCGACGCCTTCACCATGCGCCGCCGCCTGATCGGCCCGGACGCCGGACTCGGCCAGGACCTCGAAGGCAAGCGCATCACACTCGTCGGCGACGTCCTGCACAGCCGCGTCGCCCGCTCCAACGTCGACCTGCTGCACACCCTGGGCGCCGAGGTCACCCTCGTCGCGCCGCCCACGCTGGTGCCGGTCGGTGTCGGGAACTGGCCCTGCGAGGTGTCGTACGACCTCGACAGCACGCTGCCCAAGTCCGACGCGGTCATGATGCTGCGGGTCCAGCGCGAGCGGATGAACGCCGCGTTCTTCCCGACCGAGCGTGAGTACTCCCGGCGCTACGGCCTCGACGGCGAACGTATGGCGCGGATGCCCGAGCACGCCATCGTGATGCACCCCGGCCCCATGGTCCGCGGCATGGAGATCACCGCGGAGGTCGCCGACTCCGACCGCTGCACCGTCGTCGAGCAGGTCGCAAACGGAGTGTCCATCCGGATGGCCGTCCTGTACCTGCTGCTCGGGGGCAACGAGCCCGCCGTCACCCACCCCCGTACCGAGGAGAAGTAA
- the pyrR gene encoding bifunctional pyr operon transcriptional regulator/uracil phosphoribosyltransferase PyrR, with amino-acid sequence MDTHDTQSDARPVLEGPDIARVLTRIAHEIVERAKGADDVVLLGIPTRGVFLARRIADKLEQITERKVPCGSLDITMYRDDLRMHPPRALARTEIPGDGLDGKLVVLVDDVLFSGRTIRAALDALNDLGRPRAVQLAVLVDRGHRELPIRADYVGKNLPTSLRETVKVQLAEEDGRDTVLLGAKPTPR; translated from the coding sequence ATGGACACGCACGACACGCAGTCCGATGCCCGGCCCGTTCTCGAAGGGCCCGACATCGCGCGGGTGCTGACCCGCATCGCCCACGAGATCGTCGAACGCGCCAAGGGCGCCGACGACGTGGTGCTCCTCGGCATTCCGACCCGGGGCGTCTTCCTCGCCCGGCGGATCGCGGACAAGCTGGAGCAGATCACCGAGCGCAAGGTTCCCTGCGGCTCGCTCGACATCACCATGTACCGCGACGACCTGCGCATGCACCCGCCGCGCGCGCTCGCCCGCACCGAGATCCCCGGTGACGGTCTCGACGGCAAGCTCGTCGTCCTCGTCGACGACGTGCTCTTCTCCGGCCGCACCATCCGCGCCGCCCTCGACGCGCTCAACGACCTCGGGCGCCCGCGCGCGGTGCAGCTCGCCGTCCTCGTCGACCGCGGACACCGCGAACTGCCCATCCGCGCCGACTACGTCGGCAAGAACCTCCCCACGTCGTTGCGGGAGACGGTCAAGGTCCAGCTCGCCGAGGAGGACGGTCGCGACACCGTGCTGCTCGGTGCCAAGCCGACCCCCCGGTAG
- the bldD gene encoding transcriptional regulator BldD: MSSEYAKQLGAKLRAIRTQQGLSLHGVEEKSQGRWKAVVVGSYERGDRAVTVQRLAELADFYGVPVQELLPGTTPGGAAEPPPKLVLDLERLATVPAEKAGPLQRYAATIQSQRGDYNGKVLSIRQDDLRTLAVIYDQSPSVLTEQLISWGVLDADARRAVASHEEA; this comes from the coding sequence ATGTCCAGCGAATACGCCAAACAGCTCGGGGCCAAGCTCCGGGCGATCCGCACCCAGCAGGGCCTTTCCCTCCACGGTGTCGAGGAGAAGTCCCAGGGACGCTGGAAGGCGGTCGTGGTCGGTTCGTACGAGCGCGGCGACCGTGCCGTGACCGTGCAGCGCCTTGCCGAGCTGGCGGATTTCTACGGCGTTCCGGTGCAGGAGCTGCTTCCGGGCACGACTCCGGGCGGGGCCGCCGAGCCGCCGCCGAAGCTGGTCCTGGACCTGGAGCGGCTGGCCACGGTGCCGGCCGAGAAGGCGGGCCCTCTTCAGCGCTACGCGGCCACGATCCAGTCGCAGCGCGGTGACTACAACGGCAAGGTGCTGTCGATCCGCCAGGACGACCTGCGCACCCTCGCCGTCATCTACGACCAGTCGCCGTCCGTCCTCACGGAACAGCTGATCAGCTGGGGTGTCCTGGACGCGGACGCGCGTCGCGCTGTGGCGTCCCACGAGGAGGCCTGA
- the nusB gene encoding transcription antitermination factor NusB, which translates to MAARNTARKRAFQILFEGDQRGAEVLTVLADWVRLSRADTRQPPVSEYTMELVEGYAEHAKRIDELIAQYSVGWTLDRMPVVDRNILRLGAYELIWVDATPDAVVLDEMVQLAKEFSTDESPSFVNGLLGRLKELKPSLRRDEV; encoded by the coding sequence GTGGCTGCTCGCAACACGGCCCGTAAGCGCGCCTTCCAGATCCTCTTCGAGGGGGACCAGCGCGGCGCCGAGGTGCTGACCGTCCTCGCGGACTGGGTCCGGCTGTCCCGGGCGGACACCCGGCAGCCGCCGGTCAGCGAGTACACGATGGAGCTGGTCGAGGGCTACGCGGAGCACGCGAAGCGCATCGACGAGCTGATCGCGCAGTACTCCGTCGGCTGGACGCTGGACCGGATGCCCGTCGTCGACCGCAACATCCTGCGGCTCGGCGCCTATGAGCTGATCTGGGTCGATGCGACGCCGGACGCCGTCGTCCTCGACGAGATGGTGCAGCTGGCGAAGGAGTTCTCCACGGACGAGTCCCCCTCGTTCGTGAACGGCCTGCTCGGCCGGCTGAAGGAACTCAAGCCCTCGCTCCGCCGCGACGAGGTCTGA